From Mustela nigripes isolate SB6536 chromosome 13, MUSNIG.SB6536, whole genome shotgun sequence, one genomic window encodes:
- the ST8SIA2 gene encoding alpha-2,8-sialyltransferase 8B, with protein MQLQFRSWMLAALTLLVVFLIFADISEIEEEIGDSGGRGTIRSAVNSLHSKSNRVEVVINGSSSPAVVDRSNESIKHNIQPASAKWRHNQTLSLRIRKQILKFLDAEKDISVLKGTLKPGDIIHYIFDRDSTMNVSQNLYDLLPRTSPLKNKHFRTCAIVGNSGVLLNSGCGQEIDTHSFVIRCNLAPVQEYARDVGLKTDLVTMNPSVIQRAFEDLVNATWREKLLQRLHSLNGSILWIPAFMARGGKERVEWVNELILKHRVNVRTAYPSLRLLHAVRGYWLTNKVHIKRPTTGLLMYTLATRFCNQIYLYGFWPFPLDQNQNPVKYHYYDSLKYGYTSQASPHTMPLEFKALKSLHEQGALKLTVGQCDGAT; from the exons GGTACAATCAGATCAGCTGTGAACAGCTTACATAGCAAATCTAATAG agttGAAGTTGTAATAAATGGCTCCTCATCGCCAGCTGTTGTTGACAGAAGTAATGAAAGCATTAAACACAACATCCAGCCAGCCTCGGCCAAATGGAGGCACAACCAGACGCTCTCTCTGAGGATCAG GAAGCAAATCTTGAAGTTTTTGGATGCTGAAAAGGACATCTCTGTCCTCAAGGGGACCCTGAAGCCCGGAGACATCATTCATTACATCTTTGACCGTGACAGCACGATGAACGTGTCCCAGAACCTCTATGATCTCCTCCCCAGAACCTCTCCCCTGAAGAACAAACACTTCCGGACTTGTGCCATTGTGGGCAACTCGGGGGTCTTGCTGAACAGCGGCTGCGGGCAGGAGATCGACACGCACAGCTTTGTCATCAG GTGCAACCTGGCCCCGGTGCAGGAGTACGCGCGGGACGTGGGGCTCAAGACCGACCTGGTGACCATGAACCCCTCCGTCATCCAACGGGCCTTTGAGGACTTGGTCAACGCCACGTGGCGGGAAAAGCTACTCCAGCGGCTGCACAGTCTCAACGGCAGCATCCTGTGGATTCCCGCCTTCATGGCCAGGGGCGGCAAGGAGCGCGTTGAGTGGGTCAACGAGCTCATCCTGAAGCACCGCGTCAACGTGCGTACTGCGTACCCCTCTCTGCGCCTGCTGCACGCCGTCCGCGG gtactGGCTAACCAACAAGGTCCACATCAAGAGACCCACCACTGGTCTCTTGATGTACACCCTGGCCACACGTTTCTGCAACCAGATCTACCTCTACGGCTTCTGGCCCTTTCCACTAGATCAGAACCAGAACCCCGTCAAGTACCACTATTACGATAGCCTCAAGTATGGCTACACCTCCCAGGCCAGCCCCCACACCATGCCCTTGGAGTTCAAGGCCCTCAAGAGCCTGCATGAGCAGGGGGCTTTGAAACTGACTGTTGGCCAGTGCGATGGGGCCACGTAA